Part of the Oscillospiraceae bacterium genome is shown below.
CGACGGCCGACGACCGGACAATGTGGCTTTTTCGGACAACCTCCTCGACGACCTGGCGCGCCGTGATTTCACGATGAACGCAATCGCCTGCAGCCCGCAAACGGGGCTGGTCGATCCGTTTGACGGTCTTGGGGACATTCGGCGCCGCGTGATTCGGACCGTTGGGGCGCCGCAGGCGCGTTTTACCGAGGATGCGCTGCGCATCATGCGGGCCTGCCGGTTCGCGTCGGAACTCGGGTTTTCACTCGACCAGGCCACAGCCGCCGCGGTCACGGCGCTGGTGCCGATGCTCGCAAACGTCTCGGCGGAACGCATATCGGCGGAGCTGATCAAGTTGCTGCTGGGCGTCCATGTCGAACACGCGCTGTATGCGTACCGGGCCGTGCTGTCCGCCGTCGTGCCGCCGTTGGCCGCGCTGCAAGGACTGACACAGAATCACCCATACCATTTTTTAGACGCCTACCGGCACACCGCCAAAGTGGTGGCGGCCAGTCCGTCAGTTCCGGAGGTGCGCATGGCGGCGCTGCTTCACGACATTGGCAAGGCGGTGTGCCGGACAGTCGACGAGCGCAGCATCGTCCACTTCTACGGTCACGCCAAAGTGTCCGTGGAGGCGGCCCAGGCGCTGTTTGCCGAAAGGCTCCGATTCGGCGGCGACTTTTGTAAACGGGTGCTGCTGCTGGTACGCTATCACGACGCCGAAATCGCCGAAACCGGCGCCGGCATCAAACGCTGGCTCGCGCGATTGGGCGAACCGGCCTTTCGCCAGCTGCTCGATCTAAAGACCGCGGATGCGGCTGGTCACACAGACGCAGCCCGTGAGAAGCATGAGGCCAAAACGGAACGTCTCCGCCTGCTGCTCGACGAGGTGATCGCGTCGAGGGACTGCTACAGCTTGCAGTCCCTCGATATCAGCGGTCATGACCTGCTCGCGGCGGGTCACGAACCCGGTCCGCCAATCGGGCGGCTACTCCGCGCGCTCCTGCTCGCAGTGATCGACGGCATGTGCGACAATGAGAAGTCGGCGCTGCTCAAATATGCCGCGACGCTGGAGTCAGAGATGGTGCTACCGAAAGAGAGACCGCACAATTGGGAACATACAGGCGATTTTTAGTACTTCTTGCAGACCGCCGCCCTCTTCATGCCTACGCGCTCACACCAAACCTTTGACCGCCATACGATAGGTTTGAAAGGTGTGAGCGCTTTGTGTATCCAAAATGAATACGGCAGTTTGCACATATGCCCAAACTGCCGTTGCGGGAACGCGCAATGCCCCATGGGGCCACAAGGACCGCGGGG
Proteins encoded:
- a CDS encoding HD domain-containing protein, coding for MPHPCYDTNEAMIVHIPSGARVIIDALMSCGFEAYAVGGCVRDSLMGRTPHDWDICTSARPDDVRAALGAWYSVIPTGEKYGTLTVSVDGAMFEVTTFRGDGVYSDGRRPDNVAFSDNLLDDLARRDFTMNAIACSPQTGLVDPFDGLGDIRRRVIRTVGAPQARFTEDALRIMRACRFASELGFSLDQATAAAVTALVPMLANVSAERISAELIKLLLGVHVEHALYAYRAVLSAVVPPLAALQGLTQNHPYHFLDAYRHTAKVVAASPSVPEVRMAALLHDIGKAVCRTVDERSIVHFYGHAKVSVEAAQALFAERLRFGGDFCKRVLLLVRYHDAEIAETGAGIKRWLARLGEPAFRQLLDLKTADAAGHTDAAREKHEAKTERLRLLLDEVIASRDCYSLQSLDISGHDLLAAGHEPGPPIGRLLRALLLAVIDGMCDNEKSALLKYAATLESEMVLPKERPHNWEHTGDF